A genomic segment from Nicotiana tabacum cultivar K326 chromosome 7, ASM71507v2, whole genome shotgun sequence encodes:
- the LOC107827957 gene encoding putative serine/threonine-protein kinase At1g54610: MGCVFGKEISSSETPNGEVVVGSRRENGVDRDLAAPSGRREKVGTVNKVDAVGGGGGGSDVGEVVNGRDQKDEKKGENARHRGERRRSKPNPRLSNPPKNVHGEQVAAGWPSWLSDVAGEAINGWIPRRADAFEKLAKIGQGTYSNVYKARDNLTGDIVALKKVRFDNLEPESVRFMAREILILRRLDHPNVMTLRGLVTSRMSCSLYLVFDYMDHDLAGLAASPGIKFTEAQVKCYMHQLLAGLEHCHNRLVLHRDIKGSNLLIDSGGALKIADFGLASFFDPNKKQPMTSRVVTLWYRPPELLLGATDYGVGVDLWSAGCILAELLAGKPIMPGRTEVEQLHKIFKLCGSPSEEYWIKSRLPHATIFKPQQSYRRCIAETFKDFPPSSLPLIETLLAIDPAERQTATTALQSAFFTTKPYACEPSSLPKYPPSKEMDAKRRDEESRRQRATGKANADGVRRNRHRDRAVRAIPAPEANAELQVNIDRRRLVTQANAKSKSEKFPPPHQDGTLGYTLGSSHHIDPAYEPSEVPFTSINFSYSKEPIQTWSGPLVEPATGAPRRKTKPSKKDSNKKGKESL, encoded by the exons ATGGGTTGTGTATTTGGGAAAGAGATTTCATCTTCTGAGACACCTAATGGGGAGGTTGTAGTTGGAAGTAGGAGAGAAAATGGGGTAGATAGAGATTTGGCTGCCCCATCTGGGAGGAGAGAGAAAGTTGGTACTGTAAATAAAGTGGATGCCGTAGGTGGCGGCGGAGGAGGTAGTGATGTTGGTGAAGTTGTGAATGGTAGGGATCAGAAGGATGAGAAGAAGGGTGAGAATGCAAGGCATAGGGGTGAGAGGAGAAGGTCTAAGCCTAATCCAAGGCTAAGCAACCCACCTAAGAATGTGCACGGCGAGCAAGTGGCGGCTGGATGGCCGTCATGGCTTTCTGATGTAGCTGGAGAGGCTATCAATGGTTGGATTCCGCGCAGGGCGGATGCATTTGAGAAGCTAGCTAAG ATTGGGCAAGGTACTTATAGCAATGTCTATAAAGCTAGAGATAATCTAACGGGGGACATTGTTGCACTGAAGAAGGTTAGATTTGATAATTTGGAGCCAGAGAGTGTGAGATTTATGGCAAGAGAGATTTTGATTTTGCGCCGCTTGGATCATCCAAATGTTATGACGTTGCGAGGATTGGTTACGTCAAGGATGTCTTGTAGTTTGTACCTCGTGTTTGATTATATGGATCATGATTTAGCTGGACTTGCTGCAAGCCCTGGAATCAAGTTCACAGAGGCTCAG GTTAAATGTTACATGCATCAACTATTAGCAGGGCTCGAACACTGTCATAACCGTCTTGTGTTGCATCGCGATATAAAAGGATCAAATCTTCTTATTGACAGTGGGGGAGCACTCAAGATTGCTGATTTTGGGTTGGCTTCTTTCTTTGATCCCAATAAAAAGCAGCCCATGACTAGTCGTGTGGTTACTCTATGGTACAGACCACCAGAGCTTCTACTTGGAGCCACCGACTATGGTGTTGGTGTTGATCTTTGGAGTGCTGGTTGTATTTTAGCTGAGCTATTAGCTGGGAAACCCATTATGCCTGGTCGTACAGAG GTTGAACAGCTCCACAAGATCTTCAAGCTATGCGGATCTCCGTCAGAAGAATATTGGATAAAGTCAAGGCTTCCACATGCAACTATATTCAAGCCTCAGCAATCATACAGAAGATGTATAGCAGAAACTTTTAAAGATTTTCCGCCTTCATCGTTGCCATTGATTGAGACTCTTCTGGCCATTGATCCTGCTGAGCGTCAGACAGCTACAACTGCATTACAGAGTGCA TTCTTTACTACCAAACCTTACGCCTGTGAACCTTCCAGCCTTCCCAAATATCCACCCAGCAAAGAAATGGATGCAAAACGGCGAGACGAAGAATCTCGAAG ACAAAGAGCTACTGGGAAAGCTAATGCTGATGGTGTAAGGAGAAATCGTCACCGTGATCGAGCAGTGAGGGCAATCCCTGCTCCTGAAGCCAATGCGGAGCTGCAAGTCAATATCGAT AGGCGGCGTCTAGTAACACAAGCAAACGCGAAGAGCAAGAGTGAAAAGTTTCCTCCCCCACACCAGGATGGAACATTAGGTTATACCTTGGGTTCTTCACATCACATTGATCCAGCCTATGAACCCTCAGAAGTTCCATTCACATCCATTAATTTCTCATATTCAAAAGAACCGATCCAAACGTGGTCCGGCCCATTGGTGGAACCTGCAACTGGTGCTCCAAGAAGAAAGACAAAGCCATCAAAGAAGGATTCtaacaagaaaggaaaagaaagcctGTAA